Genomic segment of Rhodocaloribacter litoris:
CCTCCCGGTTGCCGATGCTGTCGATCTCGTCGATGAAGAGGATGGCGGGAGCGAAGCGGCGGGCAAGGGCGAAGTCGGCCCGCAGGGCCCGGATGTGGTCGTTCAGATAGCCGGCGGCCTGCCAGCTCGAAGCGCTGGCGCTGACGAAGCGGATGCCGCAGTCCCGGGCGATGGCCCGGGCCAGGGTCGTCTTGCCGGTGCCGGGGGCGCCGACGAGCAGAACACCCCGGTCCACATGCTGCCAGGCAAGCCGCCCGGCGATGGCGTCGTGGATGTCGGCGATCAGATCCTCGGCGAAGATGCGGGCCTCGCCCAGCCCGTGCAGGTCTTTGAGGCCCAGCCCGTCGACGGGTTCAACGTCACGGAGGCGTTCGCGGGCCCGATCGCGGATGTAGGCCAGGGCTTCCCCGGGCGGTAGCCCGAGCCCCTGCGGGTGCTGGAAGTCGGCGTGGTGGACGTGGGTGACCCAGTGCGTGTCTTCGTCCTGCCAGTCCTCCGGCAGTGCGGTTCGCATGATGCGAAGGAACAGGTGACGGAACAGGTCCGGGTCGAGGCGGGGCAACCGGAGGGTCAGGTCGACCACCCGGCGGAGGCTCTCGGGCAGGTCGCCTGCCCGCTCACAGCCGATCAGGCAGGCGACGTCCCGGGCGGCGATCTCGTGGGCGACCCGCTCCACGTCGATGAGGCTCCGGTAGGAATGAAACGGCAGGAGCAGGACGCCCTTGCCGCTCTCCGGCACACGAACGTGCAGGCGCGTGTCGTCGCCGGTGTCCACTTCGGGCCGTACCCAGGCCAGTTGCTGGCCGGATGCCAGGCGTTCCTGCACGATGTGCGCCACCGTCTCTTCGACGAAGGGCAGGGTGCTCTCGATCGCCACCACCGGCGCGGCCACCGCCACCAGCTGGGCGAACCGGTCGAGCGCCGTGCGGCCCCGGAGCCGGGCATTGAAATGGGTGAGCAGCTGCGACGCCTCCTGCCGGTGCAACGCCTGTTCGAGCAAGAGCTCGACGAAAGCCCGCAGGATGGCTGCCCCGGTGAGGCCGGTGTAGGCCACCCCCTGCAGGCGCGCCAGCAGCACACCGGGCGCGTAGAGCTCGGGCAGGACCGGGACGAGCGCCCCCGGAACGTTCCTCACCAGCAGCAGGTCATCGACCATCTCGACGCGCCGGTCCGCACCGACGGCAAAGAGGCAGGCAAAGAGATCGCCGCCGTAATGAACGGGAACCCGCAGGAGAAAACGGCCGCGGCCGTCCCGTCCTTCATGTTTGAGCGGCGCGACCATCCCCGCGACGGCCGCAGCCTGCCCATCGCCTTCGGGCGGCTCGGACGCCAGCGCCTCGAGCAGGACGAACGGTCCCGCCTCGCCGCGCACGGCAAAGCAAAAGAGGCGCAGGTAGTCGGCGACGTTCTCCGCCGTCAGCGCCCCTTCCGTGGCATTCAGCGGCTGAAACGGCTCGCTGGTGCCGTCGAGCACCACGACCCGTTCGTCGCCCGCCAGGGCGAACACGTCCAGCGGCTCGCCGCCGTCCGCCCGGAGGGTCAGGTGATACAGGTCGACGCCCGCATAGCACGCGAGGTCGGCCACCCGCCCTTCCACCCCGGCGAGCCCGGGCACACCGGCCCGTTCGTCCCCGAAGATGCGCACCGCCAGCCGCCCGGCCTCCGGGACGGAAAGGGGCTCCCATTTCCATTGATCCAGCATCGAAGCAATCTCCGTCTGTTTCCTACGTTTGCCGGCCCCGGACCACCCGTGCGGCGAGCCAGATCAGGAAGAGGGGCCAGGCGATCCAGTGGTAGAGGGTGAGCCACAGGGCATAGCGTTCGGCGGTCAGGCCCAGCACGGGCAGCCTGCCCCCGCCGGCCTCCCACCACGTATGGGTCACGGCCGGGATGATCGGGACCTGATAGCGCAACGTCATGGCCAGCCCGTCGTGCCAGGTCCAGTCCACGCCGAGATCCCGGGGAGACGCTTCGAGCCCCGGCGCCCCGCCCGGCCCTTGCGGCCGCCCCTCCGCCCCGAGCACTTCGAGCAGCGAGGTCGAGGCACGGACGTACGCCGGCTGTGAAAAAAGGGAGAGCGAGACCGGAAAGAGCAGCAGGGCTCCGATCATCGGCCACCAGGCCACGGTGCCGAAGCCGAGGATCATGCCGTAGAACCCTTGCCGGTCGTAGACCGCCCAGCCGCCCAGCACGAGAAATGCCGCACCGGCCAGGAACTGCGCCAGGTCAGGCCGTCTCCAGGCCAGCACGACCAGCACCGGCACGAGCCCCACCGGCACCCACCACGACCACCGGCGATGGGCCCGCCGCGCTTTCCACTCCTGCCGGGCCTTCCAGCGCATCTGGCGATAGATCCGGTTCGCCTCGCCGTCCTCTCCCTGGTTACGGAGCGTCGTCTCGACGTCGACCCACACGGCCCGGTCGAAAGGGTCCATCCGGATGAGCACCTCCTTGTAGTCTTCCGCGGACGGGACCTGCCGGTCTCCGAAGACCCAGCGGTCCACGCTGATCTTGGAGAGGTTCAAGGGGCCGGGGGTCGGCTCCACGATCTCCAGGCGCCCGAAACGGCCCCGTTCGAGGCTCACGTCCTTTGCCGGATCCGGCACGTTGTCACCGGAGAGCACGACGTGGCTGGCCTCGAGCGCGGTCAGATCCAGCCGCCCCTCGATCCGGGCATAGCCCGGCCGGGCCGGTTCCGTGGCCGCGGGCGGCTCGCCGGCGGCGGATCTTTCCGGGCCGTGCAACAGCCGGACCTCCCCCTGGACGCGGGCTCCCCGGGCCAGCAGATCGCCCTGCGCCCGCAACCCCGTCAGGTCGACGTCGCCGTGGCAGGTCAGCTTCTCCGCATCGACGCGCCGGCATCGCGTTTCGAAGCGTTCGAAGGCGGGATCGCCGGCGCCCATGTCCAGATCGCGGCCGACGGTGGTATCGTTGAGCAGGATGTCGCCCTCCACGCGCACCTGGCGCAGGTCCAGGGCCCCGCCGATCTCGTTCGCCTGCAACACGAGGTTTCCCCAGACGCCGGCGGCCACGTCCCAGCCGACCGGGACGACCTGCCAGGGAACATCGTCCCGGTCGGCAAAGCGTCGCTCCAGCAGCAGCCGTGGATTCTCCGGGAAGAAGCGCAGGTCTTGCCCGATGTGGGACTGTGTCAGGGTGAACCCGGCGCCCTCCTGCTCCATGCGCAGGCGTTCCCGCTCGTGTTCGTCCCGGTCCGCCGGCAGGGCCACCTCCAGCCCCGACACGTCCATCGTTTCCTCGACCTCGATGGCGGTCATGTACACCGCCTGGGTCCGGCAGGGCTTCGGCCGCAGCCGCGGGGTCCCGTCGCCGTCGTCCGGGACGGCCTCCACGCCCAGGCTCAGAAACAGCCTTCGAAAGGTGCCGGTGATGACCTCGATCTTGCCCCGGATCGTGGCGCCGCGCAGTTCCATGGCCCGCACGTCGGCGCCGGAGAGGTTCAGCGTGCCACCGACGGTCAGCCCGCGCCCGCGTCCGAAGGCCGTCAGATAGCCCTGCACGGTGGCGAAGGTCAGCGTAAGGTCCCCCTGCACGTCCAGGCCCTGCAGGTCCAGGTTCATGCCGACGCGGGCCAGGTAGAGGGAGACGTCCTCCCCGACCGCCGCCCGGTCCAGCGCCAGATCGCCTTCGATCCCGGCGGCATACAGGGAAAGGCTCCGGGAGGTGTGCAACGCGGTGAGGTCGACCCGCCCCCCGGCCGAGAGCCGGTCCAGCACGACCTCTCCCTCGATCCGGGCCTGCTGCAAGTCGAGCCCCCTGACGATGGTGTCTTCCTGAAGGGTGAGGTAGCCGCTGACGTGACACTGCGGCCCCTCCACATAGGGTTCGGCTTCCGGGCTGAACAGCGCCAGGCTGCCCAGCTGCCCGCGCGTGAGGTCGACGTAGCCGTGGCAGCGCGTGCCGAAGAGCCCGGCCTGCCCGCCGACGTGGAGGCGACGCCCGCGCACCGAGCCGAAGAGCCGGGACGCGACGGCTTTGCCGGCTGCCGGCCCGGCCAGGCGCAGGGCGTCGGCGGCGCGCTGTTGCCGGTGTGCGGGCAGATCGGCCGAGAGTTCCAGGTCGCCGCCGATCCGGGCGTCATCCAGGACGACGGCCGGCATCGCCCCGAACGTCCGGATGCCGTCGCCCGCCCCCTGTCGCCAGGCCTCGCCCAGCCGCTCCCGTCCCTCGCCGAGTTGCCGGAGGTGCAGGAGGGCCGGGAGGCCTTTCAGCACAGGCGTCACCACGCAGCCCCGCACCCGCACGTCGCGTTCGGCCCGGAGACCGGGTGCGAAAAGCACCCCCTCCAGGCGACAGCCGAACAGGGCCAGTTCCTGCCCCATGCGGGCATCCTTCAGGTCCAGCGCGATGGGCGCTTCCCGGCCTTCCAGGGCCCGCAGCGTGCAGTCCTCCAGCCGCAACGAGCGCCCCACCTCGGCCTCCCGGGCACACAGCCCTTTCTCGAAGATGCAGTTGCGAAAGACGAGGGACGGCCCCCCCGCCAGATCGGCCAGCCGGACCTCCTCCCGGAAACGACAGTTCTGGATCGTCACTTCCGCCCGCTCACCCGGCGTTCTCATCGGTCGTACCCGTTTCAGGAATGGTCCTCGATCCATCGGTGGCCGAGCTGAAAACGAGCGGCCCGTTCACCTCCCTGCCCGCTGCCGTTCCCGCCGCCTCCAGCTCACGCAGAAACGCCTCCGGGGAAACCCCGTGCAGCACGGCATGCAGGAGGTGCAGGGCATCCTTCAACGCCCCCTGCTCCTCGGCGGCGAGGCCCGACACCAGATCAGCCCGCTGCACCGGGGACAGCCGGTCCAGCGCCGAGCGCAGCGCCTGCGCCATCTCCGGGAAACTTTCCGATCGCGCCTCCGGCACCACGGCCCCCAGGAGACGCCAGACCTCCCCGGGATCCGCCGCCGCAAGCGCCTCCTGCTGCGCCGGGGACAGCCGCGCAAACCGCTGCTTTTGCTCTTCGGGAGAAAGCCGGAACCAGTTCAGGCGGACCAGCAGGCCACCCGTTTTTTCGATCAAATGCAGGTAGTCCCTCAGGGAAGCAATCTGGTCCGGGGACAGCAGCGGCAGCAGCTTTCCGAGCACGACCGCGAAATCCCGCATTGCCGGGACGAGATCGGGCCGCTCGTGCAGAACCTGTACGACCTCTTTCAGGGCGTTCGCATGGTGCGGGGACTTCTTGAGCAGGTTCTCCCGGGTTTTGCGAAAAAGGCTTTCGACGTCCTGGTCTTGGGGCGTCTCTGCCGTCTCCTGTGCCGTTTCCCGCAGGCGAAACAGGTCCCCTTCGTCGAAGCGCTCGCTGTCGACCGGGAGTTCTCCGAGTTCCTCCTGCCTCGCATCCTCCACCATCTCGACCTCACCGCCGGCTTTGAGCTGAAACCAGGCCTTGAAGACCATCGCTCCGTACAGGAGGTGGGCCCGGCGCCGGACGACGGACGCCTCGAAGGGCGGATGGGCGTGCACCCCGAAACGGACGTCATGCAGGAGGTCGCGTTGAGCCCGGGAAGGAGCCGCCCGGAGCGGCAGTTCACGCAGAGAGGCCGGAAGATAAAACGGGCCTTCATCGCCATGCACGGCCCAGCAGAAGAAGCGCAGGTACTCGTCGGCGGTTTCCTCGTTGAGCAGGAGCTCGTCCGGCTCGTCGTTGGTCTCGTGGATGACGGCCGAGGAGCCGTTCAACGGGCGGAGTTCGGGGCCGTCCCGGCGCATCCGGGCCAGGGCGTAGCTGCGCCGGTAGCCATCCGGCCGGCGCTCGAGCACTTCGAGCAGGCAGAACGTCCGGTAGAAGGCAAGGTCGGCGACGCGGAGGAGGACGGGGTGCCGGGACGCCCCCTCCTCCCCGAGGCCGTACCGCTCGCGGAGGAGGGTATGCCAGGCCCCGGGGGTATCGCCCAGCCTGCGTTGCAGCGCTTCCGGAAGGTCCTCTTCCCCGGGCCGGTACCACCGCCGCACGGCCATCGCGGTGCGGGTGCGCAGGGGACCGAAGACGCGCGGTCCCGGCCACGCCGGCCTCAGGCGGCCGGAGCGCAGGGCATCCCGGCGCACCGCCAGAACCCCGTCGGGCTCGACTTTCGCCAGGACCTGTACCAGCTCCCACGCCGCATCCTCGTGGTACAGCACGGCGGTGGCAGCCACATGAAAGGCATCGCCCCGGGGCACGCCGGCGGGGGCCCCCGCCTCCCATGCCGGGACCATCCGAACCACCGGGTTCGCCACCGGCACGCCGGCCCGGGCCGCCTCCGCACGCCCTTCGACCGGCAGCGCTGCAAGGTCATTGACCACCCCGGCCCGCCGCCAGGCCGCCCCTGCCCCCAGGTGATGCGGCAGTTCGAGCCGCACCCGCAACAGCGTATAGTCCAGCACGGTCCGGAACGTGAGGTTGAGCGGCCCGAGCCGGTTCAACCGCTCGATGGCACGACCGGCCCCGTCGAGGGGACGAAAGTCGCCCGGCGCGTAGAAACCATAGACCTCCCGGTCGCCACCGGCCGGCGCCAGCCGCACCAGCCGGTAGTCTTCGTAAAAGGCGACCTCCTTCGTCCACGTCTCCCCGGGAACGGGCCGGAAAGGCAACTCGGGACAATACCGCCGGGCCTCCCATCCGATGACTTCCGCCTCGGCTTCTCCGGAACGTACCCAGGGAAAAAGCTCATCGACATCGGGGCTTCGGGGATCCGTCCAGGGGGCAGACATCACGTTTCCGGGCTTGCACCACCGGACCGTCGCGGCCGAAGACCGGCCCGTGGCATGGAATATGAGCCCCCCACATCCTCAACCCGAGGTGCTCCGAATCGACCACAGGCCAATGTAGACGCTGTCCGCCTGAACGGCAAGGGAGGCGGCCAACAACCCTGAAATTTACCCCGTGGCCGACCGGCGTTCCGGCCCGTTTTCACCGCACCGTGCGTATCTTGGGCTTTTCCGAAACCGGACACGCATCTATGGCCAACCTCGTCGTGCTGGGGGCCGGGATGGTGGGCCGCGCCATCGCCCGCGACCTGGCCCGCACCCACACCGTCACCGCCGTCGACGTGCGCGCGGAGGCGCTCGAACGCCTCGCCGGCGACCGGCGCATCCGCACCCGCCGCGCCGACCTCGCCGACCCCGCCGTCGTGCGGAACGTGCTCGACGGCGCCGACCTCGTCGTGTGCGCCGTGCCCGGCTTCATGGGCTTTGCCACACTCCGCGCCGTCATCGAGGCCGGGCACCACGTCGTCGACATCTCCTTCTTCCCCGAAAACGCCCTCGACCTCGACGCGCCGGCGCGGGAACGCGGCGTCACGGCCCTGGTCGACATGGGCGTGGCGCCGGGGATGGACCACCTCATCCTGGGCCACCACGACGCCCGCATGACGGTCCACGCCTTCGAGTGCCTGGTGGGCGGCCTCCCGAAGCGGCGCGTGTGGCCCTTCGAGTACAAAGCCCCCTTCTCTCCGGTCGACGTCATCGAGGAGTATACGCGCCCGGCCCGGTATGTGGAGCACGGCCAGGTGGTCGTCCGCCCGGCCCTCTCGGACCCCGAACTCGTCACCTTCGACGAGGTGGGCACGCTCGAAGCTTTCAACACCGACGGGCTGCGGTCGCTGCTCTTCACCATGCGCCACATCCCGAACATGAAGGAGAAGACGCTCCGCTACCCCGGCCACATCCGCCTCATCGAGGCGCTGCGCACGGCGGGCTTCTTCGACGAGACCCCCCTGCGCGTGGGCGAGGCCACGGTCACGCCCCGGGAGGTCACCTCCCGCATCCTGTTCGATGCCTGGCGCCTGGACGACGACGAGGACGAGTTCACCGTCATGCGCGTGACCGTCCGTGGCGAGGAGGACGGCCACCCGGTGACGCACGTCTACCACCTCTACGACGAGCGCGACCCCGTCACCGGCCTCTCGTCGATGGCACGCACGACGGGCTTCACGGCGACGGCCGCCGTTCACCTCCTCCTCGAAGGGCGCTTCACCGAGCGCGGCGTCTTCCCGCCCGAGCTCGTCGGCCGCACCGACGGCTGCTTCGACTTCGTCCGCGCCTACCTGGCCGAGCGCGAGGTGCACTACCGCCACGAGGTACACTGCCCCGGGGCATAGAACCCCGGCCGCCGGCGCGTTTCTTCACGGCCGCTTTTTTCTTCCGAGCCCCGTACGTCGTATCATGAGGCAGATGAAATGCACGTTCGTGTGGTTTGTCGACGAAAAATATTGCTGACCAATCCGGAAGAAAACAGATGGAAGCGTTGAAGAATCAGATCCTGTCCGCGCTGGGCGGGCAGGTGACCGAGATACTGGGCCGGCAGTTCGGCCTGCCGCAGGAGAAGGCCGCGCAGGTGCTGCCGGCGGTGACGCCGCCGGTGCTGACCTCACTGCAGGAGGCGTTGCAGAATCCGCAGGAACACCTGGGGCTGCTGCAGGCGCTGGCCTCCCAGTTCCTGAATGACCGCGAGGATGTACCGTCCCAGGGACTGGCGGGGCTGGCCGGGCAGGTGCTCGGCGACCGGTTCGGCGGCGTGGCGTCGGCGTTGAGCCGGCACCTGGGCCTCGATGCCAGCAAGGCACAGGGTATCCTGGAGACCGTCGTCCCGATGGTGCTCAATTTCATCGGGACGCGCGCGCATCAGGCGGAGGGCAACGATCTGGAAGCCCTCGCCAGGATGCTGGGCGTCTCCGGCGGCGGGCTGCTGGGCTCGCTGACGAAAGGCTCCGACGCGGGCTCCCTCCTGGGCGGTGCCGGCTCGCTGCTCGGCGGGCTCTTCGGAAAGAAATGAGTGCTTTCCCACCTTTTACCCTTTTCAACCTCATCCCCGACAGAGAAGAACCATGGGCATTTTCGAGTTCATCAAAAACATTGGTAAGGCCGTCGGTATCGGCAACGAGGCCGAGGAGATTCAGGCCGAGATCCAGCAGAAGCTGGCCGGTCAGGTCGAAGAGCTGACGGTCACGTACGCGGAGGGGACGGTGATCCTGACCGGCACCGTGGCCGATCAGGCCGCCCGCGAGAAGGCCGTGCTGCTGGCCGGCAACGTGCAGGGCGTCGAGAAGGTGGACGACCGGCTGACAATCCGCGCACCGGAGCCCGTCTTTTACACGATTCAGAAGGGGGACACCCTCTCGAAGATCGCGCGGGAGCACTACGGCGACGCCTCGAAGTGGAAGGCCCTGTTCGAGGCCAACCGCGAGGTGATCGAGGACCCCGATCTCATCTACCCGGGCCAGCGTA
This window contains:
- a CDS encoding saccharopine dehydrogenase family protein; its protein translation is MANLVVLGAGMVGRAIARDLARTHTVTAVDVRAEALERLAGDRRIRTRRADLADPAVVRNVLDGADLVVCAVPGFMGFATLRAVIEAGHHVVDISFFPENALDLDAPARERGVTALVDMGVAPGMDHLILGHHDARMTVHAFECLVGGLPKRRVWPFEYKAPFSPVDVIEEYTRPARYVEHGQVVVRPALSDPELVTFDEVGTLEAFNTDGLRSLLFTMRHIPNMKEKTLRYPGHIRLIEALRTAGFFDETPLRVGEATVTPREVTSRILFDAWRLDDDEDEFTVMRVTVRGEEDGHPVTHVYHLYDERDPVTGLSSMARTTGFTATAAVHLLLEGRFTERGVFPPELVGRTDGCFDFVRAYLAEREVHYRHEVHCPGA
- a CDS encoding AAA family ATPase, with product MLDQWKWEPLSVPEAGRLAVRIFGDERAGVPGLAGVEGRVADLACYAGVDLYHLTLRADGGEPLDVFALAGDERVVVLDGTSEPFQPLNATEGALTAENVADYLRLFCFAVRGEAGPFVLLEALASEPPEGDGQAAAVAGMVAPLKHEGRDGRGRFLLRVPVHYGGDLFACLFAVGADRRVEMVDDLLLVRNVPGALVPVLPELYAPGVLLARLQGVAYTGLTGAAILRAFVELLLEQALHRQEASQLLTHFNARLRGRTALDRFAQLVAVAAPVVAIESTLPFVEETVAHIVQERLASGQQLAWVRPEVDTGDDTRLHVRVPESGKGVLLLPFHSYRSLIDVERVAHEIAARDVACLIGCERAGDLPESLRRVVDLTLRLPRLDPDLFRHLFLRIMRTALPEDWQDEDTHWVTHVHHADFQHPQGLGLPPGEALAYIRDRARERLRDVEPVDGLGLKDLHGLGEARIFAEDLIADIHDAIAGRLAWQHVDRGVLLVGAPGTGKTTLARAIARDCGIRFVSASASSWQAAGYLNDHIRALRADFALARRFAPAILFIDEIDSIGNREAFAGHNAQYGTQVVNALLEQLQGMDPEAPVVVIAATNHLDRIDPALKRAGRLDRVIEIPHPNVEALARIFRHYLDEYAAEVAPDVDVRALGALAFGKTGADVELFVRGAVRRARKQRRALCQADLIDEITSKPRDPGTSPRLTPTELRRVAVHEAGHAVASFLSQTRAADLTFVSVVPRADGRLGFVASMPSERALLTRKEYLEEIEVLLAGRAAEEIVFGPEGVTGGAQHDLKVASHFALLLTTRYGLGPERRLIWSETPGRAEREEAGRILNEAYATVLGKLRARAGALEALADALVQRQEIPGEEVRTLLAAA
- a CDS encoding DUF937 domain-containing protein translates to MEALKNQILSALGGQVTEILGRQFGLPQEKAAQVLPAVTPPVLTSLQEALQNPQEHLGLLQALASQFLNDREDVPSQGLAGLAGQVLGDRFGGVASALSRHLGLDASKAQGILETVVPMVLNFIGTRAHQAEGNDLEALARMLGVSGGGLLGSLTKGSDAGSLLGGAGSLLGGLFGKK
- the lysM gene encoding peptidoglycan-binding protein LysM, whose product is MGIFEFIKNIGKAVGIGNEAEEIQAEIQQKLAGQVEELTVTYAEGTVILTGTVADQAAREKAVLLAGNVQGVEKVDDRLTIRAPEPVFYTIQKGDTLSKIAREHYGDASKWKALFEANREVIEDPDLIYPGQRIRIPQDL